ATTAACAAATACCACGCTCATACCAGTATCTTGGCAGAGAGGCTTCTTATTATCACGGGCGATTTCACTATTTTCTAGGAGTGTCCCAAGGATCTCTTGACCCAGAGGAGAACGATCAGAAAGCTTGGACTCCGTCATTCTTTTCTTGATGTCTGGCACCATATAATAGCAGGCATCAATACAAAGCTTCGCTACAAGCTTTGTGATATCTTTTGCTTCAATTTGTCGCATACGAGTAAATAATTAATAATTCTTGCTTAAGAAGTAATAAGAGTTACGATTGTCTATTTCGTTGTGGCTATTAAGATCTGAGTCCATTAAGCCTATCAAGCAGTAGGCACCATATCTGGCATCATAAATAAGCTCTTTATGAAGTGAGAAGTCTTCAATCTCACCAGTCGATCTCACATGAAGTCGGGGTCCATCACAAGGGACAATAGCGTCTCCAATCATGATATGATCTTCATCATAGTAGTCTATTCGGATATCTTCATTGATGATTTCTTTAATCCTATTTTCTAGGCGTTCCAAATCATTGTGATTCAGATTAGGCTTTTCATTGAACTTAAGCACAAATCCTTTGGGTATATCCGCACTATAATATTGAGTCATATCGATACTGAAAAGCTCGTCTAAAGCAAATGACGCTACCTCTTCACCAGAGTGAGCCATCTTTCTGTATTTTAGTGACTGATGAACAATATCATATAGTATTTGAGGTTGTGGACCAAATATTGAAGGGCGAGTAACAATAATCTGTTCGCCTACTGCAAAAATTAGATCCGCATTCCGACCCAAGGCCTGATTGAGAAGATTAAAGTGTTCAACAACAACACGCTTACCACGATCAAGTGCACCTTGAACAAAGTCAACAATCTCATACATTTGAGTGAAGGCTGTCTGAAACCTCATATCAATGTGATACGTTGATGCTTCACGCATTTGATCCAGCCCTCCTCTCACCTGCATTATCTTACGAGGGTTCAGAACATCGTCATCATTTGCCAGTTCAAGACCTGGAAAAATACCACGAATAAGAGACGATTTACCTGACCCTGAATCGCCTATGAAACCAATTAGGCGATCGGTAAAACTCAAGTGGAAATAAGATAATTGCTCCCCGAGCGTAAGGAGTCTCTCCTTACCTCGAGGGGCATAATATTGTGTAGAGACCCAGTGTTCCTGGACTCTCTTAGGTTTTGCAGAGTGTTTACTATGCATCGAATGTAAATCTTACTAAAGGTGCATGTTGCTGTGCACCATAAACGTCAGTTTCTCCTAGAGTACCACTAGGTATTGGGCGTTTGATAGTCGCTTTTACAGCTTTAGCAGGATCGAAGTAAATTACGTGGATAACGTCTTCTACAGGGATATGATACAATTCTGCAAACACTTCTGGAGTAATTGGCTCATGTTCCTTGAAGAAGTTATACTCTTCAAAAGTCTTAAAGATAACATCGAATGTCAATTCATAAGGTCCTGAGTTTTTACTCCGGATCACTGATGCCATATCGATTAGTTTATAAGTTTTCATATCTTGTTATTCCTTTCTCTGATTAATTTACTTTACCATTCTTGAATTCCTTATAGGTAATAGGGAATAGTGATACTGGATCTTCAACTTCCATCAAGTGATAGATATTGAACTCAAATACCTCACCCATGTGTGCATCAGATGGTGAGAATGGCAGTGCTAAGTTACCTGCAGTAGAGACACGACCTTCATAACCAAAGTGAAGCATAGTGCTTCGTGCAAAGCTACAGATGGTGTCTGCTTCTTGCTGAGTAGCTCCTACAGCCTCGATGATGATCAATAACTCACTTCCAGTCTCAAATTCAACCTTAGGGAAAAGTCCCATAGCACCACCTTTACCATAAACCTTAAAGTCTAGGAAATAGTCGCTAAACCCATAATCCTTAAAGTTATTATTGACTCTTGCCTTAACTGCTGCTACAATTTCATCGATCTTGCTGATAAAGATAGGATCTGTAGCTGCTGCACATGAGATGGTACGATATCCAACCTTACGAACACCTTCAAGCTTCACAAAGTAACCGTCAGTAGGTTCAAATACTGTACCTGCTACTCTTACACGGTTCTCAGCAATTTGCTCAAATGTTGTGTTGTGAAGGTTTAGACGACCTCCAGGCCCAGGGAGTAGATAAGGATTAGATTTCTCATATAGAGTATGAGC
This genomic window from Porphyromonadaceae bacterium W3.11 contains:
- a CDS encoding fumarate hydratase, which codes for MRQIEAKDITKLVAKLCIDACYYMVPDIKKRMTESKLSDRSPLGQEILGTLLENSEIARDNKKPLCQDTGMSVVFVN
- a CDS encoding alanine-tRNA synthetase second additional domain-containing protein; the protein is MHSKHSAKPKRVQEHWVSTQYYAPRGKERLLTLGEQLSYFHLSFTDRLIGFIGDSGSGKSSLIRGIFPGLELANDDDVLNPRKIMQVRGGLDQMREASTYHIDMRFQTAFTQMYEIVDFVQGALDRGKRVVVEHFNLLNQALGRNADLIFAVGEQIIVTRPSIFGPQPQILYDIVHQSLKYRKMAHSGEEVASFALDELFSIDMTQYYSADIPKGFVLKFNEKPNLNHNDLERLENRIKEIINEDIRIDYYDEDHIMIGDAIVPCDGPRLHVRSTGEIEDFSLHKELIYDARYGAYCLIGLMDSDLNSHNEIDNRNSYYFLSKNY
- a CDS encoding DUF4387 domain-containing protein; the protein is MKTYKLIDMASVIRSKNSGPYELTFDVIFKTFEEYNFFKEHEPITPEVFAELYHIPVEDVIHVIYFDPAKAVKATIKRPIPSGTLGETDVYGAQQHAPLVRFTFDA